In the Gemmatimonadota bacterium genome, TGCCATAGAGGCGGTCAAGGCGAAAGCAGTCGCCCAGTCGGAAGCGCAATATGGGCATAATTTGAGGGTGGTCGAGGAGGTCGCAAAAGGGTTTTCCCCATTGTAGAAAGCCCGGCCCGTCTGGCGCGCTACCAAATCGCTGCGTTTCGCCCGGTGGGGGCAGTTTTTGTTGGTCAAATAGTTCATTGAGTGTTGCTACTTCGTCTGCGGTTAAGACGTTTTCAACGACGAGGTAGCCCTGCAAGTCGAGCAGGTATTGTTGTGTTTCAAGGTCTTCCATAATGTCCTCCTGTTGTTTTTAGATGATGTGGTATAGTGTCCCGGGGTATTATATTGATTGGACTATATTAGATTTCGACTTTGGACGCAAGGAGAAAGACCAGCAAATGGTCAGTTGCAAAATCAGGTAGGTGGTATTATATTTTGCCGTGCCTTATTATTTTACGCAAAGAAACGGTGTGTATCACGCCGTTTCTTTTTTTCCAAATAACAGGAGTGTACTATGGCAGTTAAAACGTGTCTTATGGTGGGCGGTGGTGGTATGGCAGGGGGCTGGATCAATCGCATGACGCAAAAATTTGGAGATCGCATCAAAATCATCGGTCTCGTCGATGTCAATCGGGATGTGCTGGATCGTCAGGCGCAGACACTTGGTCTGTCTAAAGATCAACTTTTTACTTCACACGAAGATGCTGTGGCCACTGTCAAAGCCGATTTTTGTGGCGTGGCAACGCCGCCGCCGTTTCACGCGCCGGCAACAGTTGCCGCGCTTGAGGCGGGCATGCCCGTGATATCTGAGAAGCCGATTGCAGATACGCTCGATGCGGCTAAAGATATGGTTCGCGCTGCTCAAAAGACGGGCTTGCCCTGCGCTATTATTCAAAATTATCGCTATGCCCGAAACAAGCAGGAACTCGTTCGCATTCGCAATGAGGGGCGCCTCGGTCGGCTGCAGCATATTGTTGGGCGCTATGCCTGCGATTATCGGGAATTTGAGTCGTGGGGCAAAGCCTGGCGGCATACGATGGAATTCGGTCTTCTCTTTGAAGGCTCGGTGCATCATTTTGACATGTTGCGTTTTCTTTCGGGTGGCGAGCCCGATACGCTTATGGGTTTTGGCTGGAATCCCGAATGGTCGAGTTTTGACCACCATTCGAGCGGGATGTATCTCGTGAATATGGACAATGGCACACATACGTTTTACGAGGGTAATAGCTCAGCGGCGGGTATTACCAATTG is a window encoding:
- a CDS encoding Gfo/Idh/MocA family oxidoreductase; this encodes MAVKTCLMVGGGGMAGGWINRMTQKFGDRIKIIGLVDVNRDVLDRQAQTLGLSKDQLFTSHEDAVATVKADFCGVATPPPFHAPATVAALEAGMPVISEKPIADTLDAAKDMVRAAQKTGLPCAIIQNYRYARNKQELVRIRNEGRLGRLQHIVGRYACDYREFESWGKAWRHTMEFGLLFEGSVHHFDMLRFLSGGEPDTLMGFGWNPEWSSFDHHSSGMYLVNMDNGTHTFYEGNSSAAGITNCWHREHYRAEFEEGTVEIAEGATVTIHRVGQEPEVYEAPEIEWEGHDHLFDEFLDWLDGGPPSETRIEKNIISYAMVIAAMEMTLDGQPKKIADYVSDLDL